From one Mya arenaria isolate MELC-2E11 chromosome 4, ASM2691426v1 genomic stretch:
- the LOC128231046 gene encoding interleukin-1 receptor-like 1, giving the protein MPQRCLEHHGSEMVELEGRVLFDAHTNDEEFVSKNITGALEEKGITTSLVDYEFLPGTDIRDEIFGVLYNARRLIFVLSPDTLKDEQLMYRLSIAITVALRRQDNFLLICTRSNLDFDSRYLTTDVKTFLKNFVYLESEDENLSHRLWKAITFSNEIRIGEDRHIWHNGENIRLLED; this is encoded by the coding sequence ATGCCACAGAGATGTCTCGAACATCACGGGAGTGAAATGGTCGAACTTGAAGGTCGTGTTCTTTTTGATGCGCACACTAATGATGAAGAATTTGTCTCCAAAAACATCACTGGAGCTCTCGAGGAGAAGGGTATAACAACAAGTCTAGTGGATTACGAGTTTCTTCCAGGAACGGACATCAGGGATGAAATATTTGGAGTTTTGTACAATGCTAGGCGTCTTATTTTTGTGTTATCACCTGACACATTAAAAGATGAACAGTTGATGTACCGCCTGTCAATTGCCATAACAGTTGCACTGAGAAGACAGGACAACTTCCTGCTGATTTGCACTAGGAGTAATTTAGATTTTGACAGCAGATACCTAACAACTGACGTTAAAACATTCCTTAAGAACTTTGTATACCTTGAAAGTGAAGATGAAAATCTTTCTCATAGACTTTGGAAAGCTATTACGTTTTCAAACGAAATAAGAATTGGCGAAGATCGACATATATGGCACAATGGCGAAAACATCCGGCTTCTGGAGGACTAG